From the genome of Streptomyces sp. NBC_00523:
GTACGAGCCGATCAGGTCGGCGGCCGTCGTGCGGAAGAGCTCGCGCCTGCGCACCCCGCGCACCACCGCGACGGCCGTCTCCGCGTCGTCCGCGCGGCCGACGGCGGCCAGCACCTCCTGCTCCAGGTGCTCCCGGCTGCGCGGGGCGAGGCCGTGCGGGTCGCCGAGGATGGAGACGGCCTCGGGGGCGCGCAGCAGCAGGTCCGGGGCGAGCCGCCCGGCCGACAGGACCCGGGCGAGGTTCTCGGCGGCGGCCCCCTCGTCGCGCAGGAGCCGGAGATACCAGGGGGTCTTGCCGAGCGCGTCGGACACCTTGCGGAAGCCGAGGAGCCCGGCGTCCGGGTCGGCGGAGTCCGCGAACCAGCCGAGCAGCACGGGCAGCAGGGTGCGCTGGATGGCGGCCTTGCGGGAGACCCCGGAGGACAGCGCCTCCAGGTGGCGGAGGGCGGCGGCCGGGTCCTCGTAACCGAGGGCGACGAGCCGGGCGGTGGCGGCCTTGGTGCTGAGCCGGGACTCGCCGGGCGCGAGCTGGGCGACGGCGTCGAGCAGCGGCCGGTAGAACAGCTTCTCGTGCAGCCGCCGCACCACGGACGCGTGCCGCCGCCAGGCCTGGTTGAGCTCGGCGATGGGGTCGGTGCGCAGTCCCAGCGAGCGGCCGAGGCGCCGCAGGTCGGGCTCCTCGTCGGGGACGAGGTGGGTGCGGCGCAGCCGGTAGAGCTGGATGCGGTGTTCCATGGCGCGCAGGAAGCGGTAGGCGTCGTCCAGCTGTACGGCGTCGACGCGTCCCACGTAACCGCCCTCGGCGAGCGCTCCCAGCGCCTCCAGGGTCGATCCGCTGCGCAGGGACGGGTCGCTGCGGCCGTGCACCAGCTGGAGGAGCTGTACGGCGAACTCGACGTCCCGCAGCCCGCCGGGTCCGAGCTTCAGCTCCCGGTCGACGCGGTCGGCGGGGATGGTGTCCACGACGCGGCGGCGCATCTTCTGGACGTCGGGGACGAAGTTCTCCCGGTCCGCGGCCTGCCAGACGAGCGGCGAGACGGCCTCGACGTACTCCTCGCCGAGCGCCCGGTCCCCGGCCACCGGCCGGGCCTTCAGCAGCGCCTGGAACTCCCAGGTCTTGGCCCAGCGCTGGTAGTACGCGAGGTGCGAGGAGAGCGTCCGGACGAGGGGGCCGTTGCGGCCCTCCGGGCGGAGGTTGGCGTCGACGGGCCAGATGGTGCCCTCGACGGTGGTGTCGGAGCAGATCCGCATGAGGTGCGCGGCGAGCCGGGTCGCGGCCTGCATGGCCTTGCTCTCCTCGGCGCCGTCGGCGGGCTCGGCGACGAAGATGACGTCCACGTCGGAGACGTAGTTCAGCTCGTGGCCGCCGCACTTGCCCATCGCGACGACCGCGAGCCTGCACTGCGCGGCGTCGTCGGGGGCGGCGGCCGAGGCGATACGGAGGGCGGCGCGCAGGGTCGCGGTGGCGAGGTCGGCCAGCTCGGCGGCGGTCTCGGCGACGTCGGTGGTGCCGCAGACGTCCCGGGCGGCGATGGACAGCAGGCAGCGCCGGTAGCCGACGCGCAGGGCGTCCGGCCCGTCCGCCCCGGCGAGCTCCTGCTCGAACTCGGCGATCCCGGGGTGCAGGTCGGCGGCCTCGTATGTGACGAGCACCTGCCAGTCGCGCGGGTGCCGGGCCAGGTGGTCGCCGAGCGCCTCGGACGCGCCGAGCACCCCGAGCAGCCGGTCCCGCAGGGGCTTGGCGGTGACGAGGGTGTCCAGCAGGATCTGCCGCTCCCCCGCCTCCTCCGCCTCGACCAGCCGGACGAGGCCGCGCAGCGCGAGGTCGGGGTCGGCGGTGGCCCCGAGCGCGTCGAGGAGCACGGAGTCGGTGCGTACGGAGGAGAAGTCCGGCAGGTCGAGCAGCCGCTCGGCGGCGGACGGGTCGGTGAAACCGTGCCGCAGCAGTCGGGTGAACGTACTGCTCCTGCGCCCCGGCACCATGGTCATCCCGCGCTCTCCCGCTCGCCGCCCGATCAGCTCCCAGCCTTCGGAGTTTAGGCGGTGCGGGCGCGGCGTGCGGGGAGCGTCCCGGTGAGGACGGTCGCGTACCGCTCCTCGCAGGAGTCGACGCGCGTCACGAGCCCGCTGTCCGCCAGGACCCCCGCGGCGGTGTCCGCCTGCCGTTCGCTCGTCTCGACCAGGAGGCTGCCGCCCGGGGCGAGCCAGCGCGGCGCCTCCGCGGCGACCCGGCGCAGGACGTCGAGGCCGTCGCCGCCGCCGTCGAGCGCGACGAGCGGTTCGTGGACGCGGGCCTCGGCGGGGAGGAGGGCGACGTCGCCGGTCGGTACGTACGGCACGTTGGCGAGGAGTACGTCGACGCGCCCGCGCAGGGCGCCGGGCAGGGGTGCGAAGAGGTCGCCCGCGTACACCCGCCCCCGGTCCCCGATGTTGCGCCGGGCGCAGCGTACGGCGGCGGGCTCGACGTCGGCGGCGTGCAGCTCGACCCGGTCCAGTGCGGCGGCGAGCGCTGCGCCGAGCGCGCCGGAGCCGCAGCACAGGTCGACCACGACGGCCGGGTCCGGGGCGAGGGCGACGGCCCGGTCGATCAGGAACTCGGTGCGGCGGCGGGGGACGAAGACGCCGGGGTCGACAGCAATCCGCAGCCCGGCGAACTCGGCCCAGCCGAGGACGTGTTCCAGGGGGTGCCCGGCGGCGCGCCGGGCGGCCATGGCGGCGACTTCGGCGGGATCGGCGGCGGTGGCGGCGATGAGCCCGGCCTCGTCCTCGGCGAAGACGCATCCGGCGGCGCGGAGGTCGGCGGCGAGGGAGGACAGGTCGGACGGTGACAGCGGGACCGGCATGGTGCGGAGCCTTTCGGAGGAACGCCGAGGGGTGCTCCGCGACAGGCCCTTAATTCCGGTCGGCCACGCGTTCGCGGGAGGGGAGCACCCAGGTCGATACAGCGGTAATGGGTCCCACCTCCTTGGTCATGTCCCCGTGCGGGGATGCGAAAGACTACCTCAGGTTCCGGCCCTGCCTGGGCCGGTAGTCGTTGCCCCCGTTGACGAAGCTGTTGTGGACGGCCACCGAGGTGTTGGCGGCGCGGATGTTGCGTATCTCCGCGCTGTGGTGCCGCTCGATCTCCTGGCCCTCGAAGGTGTGCGTACGCCGCCGGTGCCGCAGGTTCACCTTCACGATCAGAAACACGATGGCGCTCAGGAGCAGCCCGAACACGATGAGCACCGCAAACATGGTGTACCTCCCCCGTTCCCCCTGGTTCCGTCCATTGTCGGGTACACGAGGAGGGTGGTCCAGGCCTACGCGGATGCCCCGAGCAGCCGACAGGCCAGGGCCTGTTCCCGTACGCCTCCACGCCCATCGGCCTCGACGCGGTACACCCGCGCCCCTTCCGCACGCGCCACGACCTCGTCCACCCGCCCGTCGGCGAACAACACCCCGGCCCCGTCCTCCACGGCCCACCCACCGGGCAGCGCCCCGCTCGCGACGGCAGCCCGATACGAGGGGCGGCGCCCCGGTTCACTGTCGTAGTGCGGGCAGACGGACCCGGGCAACAGCCCCAGCCCGTCGGGGAGATACGTCAGCGGCCGAACGAGTCGGTGTGCGAGCCCTCGGCCCAGCAGTTGGCGCCCGCGCTGATCCCGCACAACAGCACGCCGCGCTCGTACGCCTCCCGCATGAGCCGGTCCACGCCGTGCACCCGCCAGACGGCGAGCAGATTGGCGGTGTTGCCGCCGCCGACGTACACGACGTCCTGCGCGAGCAGGAACTCCCGCAGCGCACGATCGTCCAACTCCCGCTGAAACAGCGAGAGCACGCTCGCCTCGTAGGCGCCCCGCCCCTGAAACGCCTTCAGGAACCGCTCGACGTACACATCGGCGTCCCCGCTGGCAGTGGGCACGAAGCACACCCGCGTCCCCTCCACCTGCCCGAGCACCCAGTCGTCGAGTACTCCGTCGCCGTCGGTGGAAAACCCCCCGCCCAGCAGGGCGATCCGCCGCCGGGGAGCGACGCGCTCGATCTGCGGCACAACTTCCCCCTTCTCAGCGGAACTCGTGGGTCACTTCGATCTCGCCCACGATGTGCGCGTTGAACTCGTCCAACTCCTCGGCCGGGACCCATAGTTCCAGGATGGTCCGCCCACCCGCCTGCTGAACGGGATACCTGCTCAGGAACTCGGTCTCGACCTCGAAGCGGGTCACGTACCCGACGCCGCTGTGCTTGACGTTCCAGTCGCGGGCGATCCGGATCGCGTAGTCCTCGTTCATCACCGGGTAGAAGATCGGCTGCTCGGGAAGTCGAGGGGGCCACGCGCGCCAGTTCAGCTCGCGCACCAGCTCAAGCTCTTCGGGGCCCGTGGGGCGCCACAGGGTGGTCACGGGGTGTCCTCCACTTCCTTCTTCCGGCTGGCCAGCACGTTCCGGGTCCATCGCGTACTGGGATCGTCCTCCCCCAGCACCCGCACCATGTCGGCCAGGACTTGTTCGTACGCCATCAGAGCACCGGCCCTGCCCCCGGCCTCCCATCGATGCCCGGCATGGTTGAAGCGCGTGACGAGCACATCCGGGTGATCCCCGCCCAGCGCCTCCGCCCGGGCGGCCAGCAGCCGCCCGTGGACCTCCAACGCGCCTGCCGCGTCGCCCAGTTCGCGCAGTCGATGGGCTTCGTGCCGAAGGTCGAGGGTCCCGGAATCCTGCTCACGCAACACCCGGTCCCGGACGTCGAGCTCCCTGTTCGCCCGCCCCACCCGGTCCGCCCTCCGCCGCCTGCGTACCGCCTCGGCAACACCCCCGACGGCCAGCAGAACCGCAACGACCTTCCAACCTCGCGACATACACGTCCTCCCGGTCACACCGATGTCTACGGTAGGACGGCTCGCACGGGTGTCCGGGTTCCCGCTGCCGCGCCGGATGGCACACATGCGGCGCGACCGACAATGAGCCCCATGGGCCTTCTGCTGCACCTCGACCGCACGCTCGACGAGCTGGACCTGCCACGCTGGCCGGAGCCGGCCGCCGACGCGACCCGCCTGGTGCGGACGGTGCATGCGCTGCGGCGCGTACCGCTGCGCGATCTGGGGGCGGCGGACCTGCGCACCCTCGTCTCCCAGCAGGTGGCGCTGCCGTACGTCGTCCCGCTCGCCGTGCGCCTCCTGGTGGACGACCCGCTGCTCGACGCGTACTTCTACCCGGGCGACCTGCTGCTCGCCACCGTGAATGTGCCGCCGCCGGTCTGGACCCTGCTGCCGGACCTGGCGGCCCAACTGCGCGCAGCCCTCTCTGCCCTGCCCGAGGCGGCCCTCGCCGACCTCCCGCGCGGCGCCGCCGACGAGATCGCCCGCTTCGTCGCCGGGGCCGAGTCGCCGCGTTGAAACGAGACCCCTCAACAGAAAACGTGGGACACCCTGGTCACTGCCAGTTGGCCGCTCTGATCACGGATGCGGCCGCATCGTGGACGGAGCTGGTGGTGGTATCGACGGTGAAGTCGTCGACTGCGGCCCGGCTGAGGATGGCGTCCAGCTCGGCGGACCGGTCCAGGTGCCATCGCAGTGCTGCGGGCTCGTTGGCGTGGCGCTGGGCCAGGCGCTGGTGGATGACGGGGAGTTCGGCCTGCAGCCAGCACACTGTGAGATCAGCACCTACGGCATCGGCCAGCTGCTTCCGCTCGTCCTGGCGCTCGACCACACCCGCGAGTACCAGGCGGGTCGCCCCCGCATCGAGATAGTTACCGGCGATACTCCGCACGTTCCGCAGCAGCAAGCCGAAGTTGAAGCGGTCACCGGGAGGCGCGGGCCACGACTTCCTCAGCCAGTCGAGGTCGAGCACCGCGTGAGAGACTCCGGCGTCGGCAAGAAGGTCGCCCACTGCCTCGGCAACACTGGTCTTTCCTACACCGACGGTGCCGTTGACCAGGAGGGCCTGAGCGCCCCCGCGGATGACTGCGCGCATCCCGGCATCGTAGACCTCTACGCGCGTGACCGGCTGCTCGCCGCCGTGAACGTCCGGTCTGCGGTCCGGGCCCCGTCAGGCCAGGATGATCGGATTGGTGAGTGC
Proteins encoded in this window:
- a CDS encoding AAA family ATPase, with the protein product MRAVIRGGAQALLVNGTVGVGKTSVAEAVGDLLADAGVSHAVLDLDWLRKSWPAPPGDRFNFGLLLRNVRSIAGNYLDAGATRLVLAGVVERQDERKQLADAVGADLTVCWLQAELPVIHQRLAQRHANEPAALRWHLDRSAELDAILSRAAVDDFTVDTTTSSVHDAAASVIRAANWQ
- a CDS encoding putative protein N(5)-glutamine methyltransferase; amino-acid sequence: MPVPLSPSDLSSLAADLRAAGCVFAEDEAGLIAATAADPAEVAAMAARRAAGHPLEHVLGWAEFAGLRIAVDPGVFVPRRRTEFLIDRAVALAPDPAVVVDLCCGSGALGAALAAALDRVELHAADVEPAAVRCARRNIGDRGRVYAGDLFAPLPGALRGRVDVLLANVPYVPTGDVALLPAEARVHEPLVALDGGGDGLDVLRRVAAEAPRWLAPGGSLLVETSERQADTAAGVLADSGLVTRVDSCEERYATVLTGTLPARRARTA
- a CDS encoding contact-dependent growth inhibition system immunity protein, translated to MGLLLHLDRTLDELDLPRWPEPAADATRLVRTVHALRRVPLRDLGAADLRTLVSQQVALPYVVPLAVRLLVDDPLLDAYFYPGDLLLATVNVPPPVWTLLPDLAAQLRAALSALPEAALADLPRGAADEIARFVAGAESPR
- a CDS encoding tetratricopeptide repeat protein, encoding MSRGWKVVAVLLAVGGVAEAVRRRRRADRVGRANRELDVRDRVLREQDSGTLDLRHEAHRLRELGDAAGALEVHGRLLAARAEALGGDHPDVLVTRFNHAGHRWEAGGRAGALMAYEQVLADMVRVLGEDDPSTRWTRNVLASRKKEVEDTP
- a CDS encoding bifunctional [glutamine synthetase] adenylyltransferase/[glutamine synthetase]-adenylyl-L-tyrosine phosphorylase; translated protein: MTMVPGRRSSTFTRLLRHGFTDPSAAERLLDLPDFSSVRTDSVLLDALGATADPDLALRGLVRLVEAEEAGERQILLDTLVTAKPLRDRLLGVLGASEALGDHLARHPRDWQVLVTYEAADLHPGIAEFEQELAGADGPDALRVGYRRCLLSIAARDVCGTTDVAETAAELADLATATLRAALRIASAAAPDDAAQCRLAVVAMGKCGGHELNYVSDVDVIFVAEPADGAEESKAMQAATRLAAHLMRICSDTTVEGTIWPVDANLRPEGRNGPLVRTLSSHLAYYQRWAKTWEFQALLKARPVAGDRALGEEYVEAVSPLVWQAADRENFVPDVQKMRRRVVDTIPADRVDRELKLGPGGLRDVEFAVQLLQLVHGRSDPSLRSGSTLEALGALAEGGYVGRVDAVQLDDAYRFLRAMEHRIQLYRLRRTHLVPDEEPDLRRLGRSLGLRTDPIAELNQAWRRHASVVRRLHEKLFYRPLLDAVAQLAPGESRLSTKAATARLVALGYEDPAAALRHLEALSSGVSRKAAIQRTLLPVLLGWFADSADPDAGLLGFRKVSDALGKTPWYLRLLRDEGAAAENLARVLSAGRLAPDLLLRAPEAVSILGDPHGLAPRSREHLEQEVLAAVGRADDAETAVAVVRGVRRRELFRTTAADLIGSYGTEESPAEPDPGALVDRVGSAVTDLNAVTIAGALRAAVRAEWGDTLPTRFAVIGMGRFGGHELGYGSDADVLFVHEPRAGVDEQEAGRAANRVVAEMRRLLQLPTADPPLLIDPDLRPEGKNGPLVRTLKSYDAYYRRWSLGWESQALLRAEPMAGDMDLGAEFVALIDPLRYPADGLGEDAVREIRRLKARMESERLPRGADPTLHTKLGRGGLSDVEWTVQLMQMRHGHEVPGLRTTRTRAALAAARAADLISEEDAQTLDEAWVLATRVRNAVMLVRGRPGDTFPSVPRELTAVGRYLGYEEGHVGDMLDDYRRVTRRARGVVDERFYGG